The Mytilus galloprovincialis chromosome 4, xbMytGall1.hap1.1, whole genome shotgun sequence genome contains a region encoding:
- the LOC143071113 gene encoding uncharacterized protein LOC143071113 isoform X2: protein MLHLKQNENDVWFKGNQFKMANSDQVPEGILLGIGNPLLDITISADQSFLDKYGLQSNDAIIALEKHTALFEEMVTDFKPIYLAGGATQNSIRVAQWLLQKPKATSFIGGVGNDQFHEILLKTAEEVGVNVKYEIHDDKSTGKCGAIITGEDRSLVTDLGAAEHFTANFLSQPDIWQLVEKAQIFYIGGFIVPVSSKAVIHAAKHAAENNKIVVMNLHAKFLCEKFADPDLNLMQYVDVLFGNGDEAKAFGSCCGFNTSDIKEIALKAQALPKLNEKRKRMIVFTQGKEPTILAQDGQITEFQIVPVKKDLIKDTNGCGDAFVGGFLSQLAKNKPLDVCMECGFYASKVVIQHYGCNFPDHPQFK, encoded by the exons ATGCTGCATTTAAAACAGAATGAAAATGATGTTTGGTTTAAG GGGAACCAGTTTAAAATGGCCAACAGTGACCAGGTACCAGAAGGTATATTGTTGGGAATAGGGAATCCTCTACTGGATATTACCATTAGTGCAGACCAGAGTTTCTTAGACAAATATGGCTTACAGTCAAATGATGCTATCATTGCATTGGAAAAACATACAGCCTTATTTGAGGAAATGGTGACTGACTTTAAACCTATTTACCTCGCAGGAGGAGCCACTCAGAACAGCATAAGGGTGGCTCAGTGGCTTTTACAGAAGCCGAAAGCAACCTCATTTATTGGTGGTGTTGGAAATGatcaatttcatgaaattttattaaaaactgCTGAAGAAGTTGGTGTGAATGTTAAATATGAAATTCATGATGATAAATCGACAGGGAAATGTGGTGCTATAATTACGGGGGAAGACAGGTCTTTAGTGACAGATCTGGGAGCAGCAGAACATTTCACAGCAAACTTTTTAAGTCAACCAGATATATGGCAGCTGGTAGAAAAAGCTCAGATTTTTTATATCGGTGGATTTATAGTTCCTGTTAGTTCTAAAGCTGTTATACATGCAGCCAAGCATGCTGCTGAGAATAATAAAATTGTTGTGATGAATTTACATGCTAAATTTTTATGCGAAAAATTTGCTGATCCTGACCTTAACTTGATGCAGTATGTGGATGTGTTATTTGGAAATGGAGACGAAGCCAAAGCCTTCGGTAGTTGTTGTGGATTTAACACATCAGACATTAAGGAGATAGCACTCAAAGCTCAGGCACTGCCAAAACTTAACGAAAAACGTAAACGAATGATTGTTTTCACTCAGGGTAAAGAACCAACCATACTAGCTCAGGACGGACAAATTACTGAATTTCAAATTGTTCCAGTGAAGAAAGACTTAATTAAAGATACTAACGGTTGTGGTGATGCATTTGTTGGTGGATTTTTATCTCAGCTTGCTAAGAACAAGCCACTTGACGTTTGTATGGAGTGTGGGTTTTATGCATCTAAAGTTGTAATTCAGCATTACGGATGTAACTTCCCTGACCACCCACAGTTCAAATAA
- the LOC143071113 gene encoding uncharacterized protein LOC143071113 isoform X1 yields MITIRYITYLRPICNISKFKAALQVAGTSRPIHLKLISTSVLNNCTWRRSFYSTTADKGNQFKMANSDQVPEGILLGIGNPLLDITISADQSFLDKYGLQSNDAIIALEKHTALFEEMVTDFKPIYLAGGATQNSIRVAQWLLQKPKATSFIGGVGNDQFHEILLKTAEEVGVNVKYEIHDDKSTGKCGAIITGEDRSLVTDLGAAEHFTANFLSQPDIWQLVEKAQIFYIGGFIVPVSSKAVIHAAKHAAENNKIVVMNLHAKFLCEKFADPDLNLMQYVDVLFGNGDEAKAFGSCCGFNTSDIKEIALKAQALPKLNEKRKRMIVFTQGKEPTILAQDGQITEFQIVPVKKDLIKDTNGCGDAFVGGFLSQLAKNKPLDVCMECGFYASKVVIQHYGCNFPDHPQFK; encoded by the exons ATGATTACGATAAGATATATCACTTATTTACGTCCAATTTGCAACATCAGCAAGTTCAAGGCGGCCTTGCAAGTTGCTGGAACTTCACGACCCATCCACTTAAAGTTAATTTCGACAAGTGTTCTTAATAATTGCACATGGAGAAGAAGTTTTTATTCAACAACAGCTGACAAG GGGAACCAGTTTAAAATGGCCAACAGTGACCAGGTACCAGAAGGTATATTGTTGGGAATAGGGAATCCTCTACTGGATATTACCATTAGTGCAGACCAGAGTTTCTTAGACAAATATGGCTTACAGTCAAATGATGCTATCATTGCATTGGAAAAACATACAGCCTTATTTGAGGAAATGGTGACTGACTTTAAACCTATTTACCTCGCAGGAGGAGCCACTCAGAACAGCATAAGGGTGGCTCAGTGGCTTTTACAGAAGCCGAAAGCAACCTCATTTATTGGTGGTGTTGGAAATGatcaatttcatgaaattttattaaaaactgCTGAAGAAGTTGGTGTGAATGTTAAATATGAAATTCATGATGATAAATCGACAGGGAAATGTGGTGCTATAATTACGGGGGAAGACAGGTCTTTAGTGACAGATCTGGGAGCAGCAGAACATTTCACAGCAAACTTTTTAAGTCAACCAGATATATGGCAGCTGGTAGAAAAAGCTCAGATTTTTTATATCGGTGGATTTATAGTTCCTGTTAGTTCTAAAGCTGTTATACATGCAGCCAAGCATGCTGCTGAGAATAATAAAATTGTTGTGATGAATTTACATGCTAAATTTTTATGCGAAAAATTTGCTGATCCTGACCTTAACTTGATGCAGTATGTGGATGTGTTATTTGGAAATGGAGACGAAGCCAAAGCCTTCGGTAGTTGTTGTGGATTTAACACATCAGACATTAAGGAGATAGCACTCAAAGCTCAGGCACTGCCAAAACTTAACGAAAAACGTAAACGAATGATTGTTTTCACTCAGGGTAAAGAACCAACCATACTAGCTCAGGACGGACAAATTACTGAATTTCAAATTGTTCCAGTGAAGAAAGACTTAATTAAAGATACTAACGGTTGTGGTGATGCATTTGTTGGTGGATTTTTATCTCAGCTTGCTAAGAACAAGCCACTTGACGTTTGTATGGAGTGTGGGTTTTATGCATCTAAAGTTGTAATTCAGCATTACGGATGTAACTTCCCTGACCACCCACAGTTCAAATAA